CATCAGGCTAACGGGAGCGTCATCATGAAGAACGGAAAGGCCGTGGGCTCAGAGCTCCTCGGCCAGCAGTTCGATGACCCGAAGTACTTCTGGGGAAGACTTTCAGCGACGACCCCCTATCCCTATAATGGCGGGTCGTCTTCCGGCTCTAATCTCGGACCGAACAACCCGGATCTCGTGAAGGCCGT
This is a stretch of genomic DNA from Nitrospirota bacterium. It encodes these proteins:
- a CDS encoding potassium-transporting ATPase subunit C translates to MTTIIRNSLMSLLLFTLLTGIIYPLAVTGIAQMIFPHQANGSVIMKNGKAVGSELLGQQFDDPKYFWGRLSATTPYPYNGGSSSGSNLGPNNPDLVKAV